In Cicer arietinum cultivar CDC Frontier isolate Library 1 chromosome 1, Cicar.CDCFrontier_v2.0, whole genome shotgun sequence, one DNA window encodes the following:
- the LOC101498653 gene encoding serine/threonine-protein kinase EDR1 isoform X5 — protein MEETREDAGTTEQGPSNVNVSWWPSDFVEKFGSVALDSQDETVNNKGSLRLSDEDVLSPLKASQILWRTGMLSEPIPNGFYSVIPETRLKELFDSIPTLDELHALGGEGYKADIILVDSVKDKKLSMLKQLLVTLVKGLNSNPAAIIKKIAGLVSDFYKRSSVESPAKAALDETSHMFENRGVQMLGQIKHGSCRPRAILFKVLADTVGLESRLMVGLPNDGAVECVDSYKHMSVIVVLNSVEMLVDLMRFPGQLLPKSTKAVFMSHISAAGESDSAENDSCDSPLEPNSPLFGVSESAEKEENLQFHRRFEVSSNVTGLSLRNMMLRSNSSLSLSHSEPNIATAFGRRSRRKIIAEQRTASSSPEHPSFRARARSMLSGDRTDFRDFADDQATSRSSCRSDGASSSAARRIRRRSISITPEIGDDIVRAVRAMNETLKQNRLMRERGDDNSFSHSPNNSSDANLQKNVSNFHLDGHDERSTLYSFQRDQLTSQKAMSLPSSPHDYRSQASERSELSRYGVNDEMESTWNKVLESLMFNNKPLLPYEAWNIDFSELTVGTRVGIGFFGEVFRGIWNGTDVAIKVFLEQDLTAENMEDFCNEISILSRLRHPNVILFLGACTKPPRLSMVTEYMEMGSLYYLIHLSGQKKKLSWRRRLKMLRDICNLCGIPALEE, from the exons ATGGAGGAGACACGAGAAGATGCAGGGACGACAGAGCAAGGGCCATCTAATGTTAACGTATCATGGTGGCCTTCAgattttgttgaaaaatttgGATCTGTTGCTTTGGATTCTCAAGACGAGACAGTAAATAATAAAGGATCTCTTAGACTCTCTGATGAAGATGTTTTGTCACCTCTGAAAGCATCACAAATTCTCTGGCGCACTGGAATGCTTTCAGAACCAATACCAAATGGCTTTTATTCAGTTATTCCG GAGACAAGACTCAAGGAACTTTTTGATAGTATTCCTACCTTGGACGAGCTTCATGCTTTGGGTGGAGAGGGTTATAAGGCTGATATCATTCTCGTGGATTCAGTGAAAGATAAAAAACTATCCATGTTGAAGCAACTGCTTGTGACATTAGTTAAAGGGTTAAACTCAAATCCAGCTGCAATAATTAAGAAGATAGCTGGATTG GTTTCTGATTTTTATAAGCGATCCAGTGTGGAAAGTCCAGCAAAAGCTGCACTCGATGAAACCTCTCACATGTTTGAGAATCGAGGTGTCCAGATGCTGGGGCAAATAAAGCATGGTTCATGCCGTCCTCGAGCTATCTTATTTAAAGTATTAGCTGATACTGTAGGTCTTGAAAGCAGGCTCATGGTG GGCTTGCCAAATGATGGGGCTGTTGAATGTGTAGATTCATACAAGCATATGTCTGTGATAGTTGTATTAAATTCGGTGGAAATGCTGGTTGATCTTATGCGATTTCCGGGTCAATTGTtaccaaaatcaaccaaagcagTTTTCATGAGTCATATATCCGCAGCAGGAGAGAGCGATTCAGCAGAAAATGATTCTTGTGATTCGCCGTTAGAACCAAACAGTCCTTTATTTGGTGTTTCAGAGAG TGCTGAGAAGGAGGAAAACCTTCAATTCCATAGAAGATTTGAAGTATCTTCAAATGTAACAGGACTTTCCCTAAGAAATATGATGTTACGATCAAATAGCAGTTTGAG TTTGTCTCATAGTGAACCCAATATTGCAACTGCATTTGGTCGGCGTAGTCGGAGAAAGATCATTGCTGAACAGAGGACAGCTAGTTCAAG TCCAGAACATCCATCATTTCGAGCACGTGCACGGTCCATGCTTAGTGGTGATAGGACAGACTTTAGAGATTTTGCTGATGACCAGGCTACATCAAG ATCCAGCTGTAGATCAGATGGTGCATCATCATCAGCAGCTCGTAGGATACGACGAAGAAGCATCAGCATTACGCCAGAAATCGGGGATGATATCGTAAG GGCTGTACGGGCAATGAATGAAACACTAAAGCAAAATCGTCTTATGAGAGAACGAGGGGATGATAACTCATTCTCCCATTCTCCGAACAATAGTAGTGATGCAAATCTTCAGAAAAAT GTGTCGAATTTCCATCTAGATGGTCATGATGAAAGGTCCACCTTATATTCTTTTCAGCGTGACCAATTAACATCACAAAAGGCAATGTCGTTACCATCTTCACCACATGACTATAGAAGTCAAGCTTCTGAGAGAAGCGAACTATCAAGATATGGAGTGAATGATGAAATGGAGTCGACCTGGAATAAAGTACTTGAATCTCTAATGTTCAATAACAAACCTTTATTGCCATATGAAGCATGGAATATTGACTTCTCAGAATTAACTGTTGGAACTCGTGTTGGAATAG gCTTCTTTGGAGAAGTATTCCGTGGTATATGGAATGGCACTGATGTTGCAATCAAGGTTTTTCTAGAGCAAGATTTAACTGCTGAAAACATGGAAGATTTCTGCAATGAAATATCTATTCTGAG CCGACTCCGACATCCTAATG TCATCTTATTTCTTGGTGCATGCACAAAGCCTCCTCGTTTATCTATGGTTACGGAATATATGGAGATGGGATCATTGTATTACTTGATACATTTGAGTGGTCAGAAGAAAAAGCTCAGTTGGCGGAGAAGACTTAAGATGTTGCGTGACATCTGCAA CCTGTGTGGAATCCCTGCTTTAGAAGAATGA
- the LOC101498653 gene encoding serine/threonine-protein kinase EDR1 isoform X6: protein MEETREDAGTTEQGPSNVNVSWWPSDFVEKFGSVALDSQDETVNNKGSLRLSDEDVLSPLKASQILWRTGMLSEPIPNGFYSVIPETRLKELFDSIPTLDELHALGGEGYKADIILVDSVKDKKLSMLKQLLVTLVKGLNSNPAAIIKKIAGLVSDFYKRSSVESPAKAALDETSHMFENRGVQMLGQIKHGSCRPRAILFKVLADTVGLESRLMVGLPNDGAVECVDSYKHMSVIVVLNSVEMLVDLMRFPGQLLPKSTKAVFMSHISAAGESDSAENDSCDSPLEPNSPLFGVSESAEKEENLQFHRRFEVSSNVTGLSLRNMMLRSNSSLSLSHSEPNIATAFGRRSRRKIIAEQRTASSSPEHPSFRARARSMLSGDRTDFRDFADDQATSRSSCRSDGASSSAARRIRRRSISITPEIGDDIVRAVRAMNETLKQNRLMRERGDDNSFSHSPNNSSDANLQKNVSNFHLDGHDERSTLYSFQRDQLTSQKAMSLPSSPHDYRSQASERSELSRYGVNDEMESTWNKVLESLMFNNKPLLPYEAWNIDFSELTVGTRVGIGFFGEVFRGIWNGTDVAIKVFLEQDLTAENMEDFCNEISILSRLRHPNGILQHFNYLLL from the exons ATGGAGGAGACACGAGAAGATGCAGGGACGACAGAGCAAGGGCCATCTAATGTTAACGTATCATGGTGGCCTTCAgattttgttgaaaaatttgGATCTGTTGCTTTGGATTCTCAAGACGAGACAGTAAATAATAAAGGATCTCTTAGACTCTCTGATGAAGATGTTTTGTCACCTCTGAAAGCATCACAAATTCTCTGGCGCACTGGAATGCTTTCAGAACCAATACCAAATGGCTTTTATTCAGTTATTCCG GAGACAAGACTCAAGGAACTTTTTGATAGTATTCCTACCTTGGACGAGCTTCATGCTTTGGGTGGAGAGGGTTATAAGGCTGATATCATTCTCGTGGATTCAGTGAAAGATAAAAAACTATCCATGTTGAAGCAACTGCTTGTGACATTAGTTAAAGGGTTAAACTCAAATCCAGCTGCAATAATTAAGAAGATAGCTGGATTG GTTTCTGATTTTTATAAGCGATCCAGTGTGGAAAGTCCAGCAAAAGCTGCACTCGATGAAACCTCTCACATGTTTGAGAATCGAGGTGTCCAGATGCTGGGGCAAATAAAGCATGGTTCATGCCGTCCTCGAGCTATCTTATTTAAAGTATTAGCTGATACTGTAGGTCTTGAAAGCAGGCTCATGGTG GGCTTGCCAAATGATGGGGCTGTTGAATGTGTAGATTCATACAAGCATATGTCTGTGATAGTTGTATTAAATTCGGTGGAAATGCTGGTTGATCTTATGCGATTTCCGGGTCAATTGTtaccaaaatcaaccaaagcagTTTTCATGAGTCATATATCCGCAGCAGGAGAGAGCGATTCAGCAGAAAATGATTCTTGTGATTCGCCGTTAGAACCAAACAGTCCTTTATTTGGTGTTTCAGAGAG TGCTGAGAAGGAGGAAAACCTTCAATTCCATAGAAGATTTGAAGTATCTTCAAATGTAACAGGACTTTCCCTAAGAAATATGATGTTACGATCAAATAGCAGTTTGAG TTTGTCTCATAGTGAACCCAATATTGCAACTGCATTTGGTCGGCGTAGTCGGAGAAAGATCATTGCTGAACAGAGGACAGCTAGTTCAAG TCCAGAACATCCATCATTTCGAGCACGTGCACGGTCCATGCTTAGTGGTGATAGGACAGACTTTAGAGATTTTGCTGATGACCAGGCTACATCAAG ATCCAGCTGTAGATCAGATGGTGCATCATCATCAGCAGCTCGTAGGATACGACGAAGAAGCATCAGCATTACGCCAGAAATCGGGGATGATATCGTAAG GGCTGTACGGGCAATGAATGAAACACTAAAGCAAAATCGTCTTATGAGAGAACGAGGGGATGATAACTCATTCTCCCATTCTCCGAACAATAGTAGTGATGCAAATCTTCAGAAAAAT GTGTCGAATTTCCATCTAGATGGTCATGATGAAAGGTCCACCTTATATTCTTTTCAGCGTGACCAATTAACATCACAAAAGGCAATGTCGTTACCATCTTCACCACATGACTATAGAAGTCAAGCTTCTGAGAGAAGCGAACTATCAAGATATGGAGTGAATGATGAAATGGAGTCGACCTGGAATAAAGTACTTGAATCTCTAATGTTCAATAACAAACCTTTATTGCCATATGAAGCATGGAATATTGACTTCTCAGAATTAACTGTTGGAACTCGTGTTGGAATAG gCTTCTTTGGAGAAGTATTCCGTGGTATATGGAATGGCACTGATGTTGCAATCAAGGTTTTTCTAGAGCAAGATTTAACTGCTGAAAACATGGAAGATTTCTGCAATGAAATATCTATTCTGAG CCGACTCCGACATCCTAATGGTATTCTCCAACATTTTAACTATTTACTTCTATAG